A window of Metabacillus sp. B2-18 contains these coding sequences:
- a CDS encoding helix-turn-helix domain-containing protein has protein sequence MEKLNYETIRKYQSFQTIEEMDQAVRGFLYKHKSELSEGTLEVLRVIWRHSVKVIGVSFAKYDYIAEMVGVSRRTVIRAVNALEGKGIVKKIATKRMNGSQGVNLLIIQSFASVRSLQAKMSPHDVTAPVTPNKTENKLSSLCENKNIIQKQEKSAQEEIEELPGSIPKEFVQVVKPYFKAIDIYKLWNSVMVAYNKLNFHQDIESLVDHVIEAFKQTLFAQKLGKIHKSFEGYFYTILYQQFVEESRREYRARVGMYDFIEGEMRFS, from the coding sequence GTGGAAAAGTTAAATTATGAGACAATCAGGAAGTACCAATCGTTCCAAACGATCGAGGAGATGGACCAGGCTGTGCGAGGTTTTTTATATAAGCATAAAAGTGAGTTATCAGAGGGAACACTTGAGGTTCTACGTGTGATATGGAGGCATTCGGTTAAGGTGATTGGGGTGTCATTTGCAAAGTATGACTATATTGCTGAAATGGTTGGTGTAAGTCGTCGGACGGTGATTCGCGCGGTGAATGCATTAGAGGGAAAGGGGATTGTTAAGAAAATCGCAACAAAACGAATGAATGGGTCACAGGGTGTTAACCTTCTCATCATACAATCCTTTGCTTCTGTCAGGTCATTGCAAGCGAAGATGTCACCCCATGATGTCACGGCACCTGTCACCCCTAATAAAACAGAGAATAAATTAAGTTCACTCTGTGAGAATAAAAATATAATACAAAAACAAGAGAAATCAGCTCAAGAAGAAATAGAAGAACTACCAGGCTCAATTCCTAAAGAATTTGTACAAGTTGTAAAACCTTACTTCAAAGCAATTGACATTTATAAGCTATGGAATTCAGTAATGGTTGCATACAATAAACTGAATTTTCATCAAGACATTGAGTCTCTTGTAGATCATGTCATTGAAGCCTTTAAACAAACACTATTTGCACAAAAGCTAGGAAAAATACATAAGAGTTTTGAAGGATATTTTTATACAATTCTTTATCAGCAATTTGTGGAAGAATCCAGGAGAGAGTATAGAGCTAGGGTTGGGATGTATGATTTTATTGAAGGTGAGATGAGGTTTAGTTAA
- a CDS encoding DUF1659 domain-containing protein encodes MADQVILDSNLSLIYDMGMDINGKPISKRKSYNNVKTSATPDQLLQVAQAIASLQTETLTLVERSDTHQLTV; translated from the coding sequence ATGGCAGATCAAGTTATTTTAGATAGCAACCTAAGCTTAATTTACGACATGGGGATGGACATCAATGGCAAGCCAATCTCTAAACGAAAAAGCTACAACAATGTAAAAACTTCTGCAACACCAGACCAATTGCTTCAAGTAGCACAAGCAATCGCTAGCTTACAAACTGAAACCTTAACACTTGTTGAGCGAAGCGACACACACCAGCTTACAGTTTAA
- a CDS encoding DUF2922 domain-containing protein, translated as MAKTLELQFLNTEGKTVKINIDSPIEPVDTVALNTVMDTIVSTNIFFSTGGDFVSKKGARIVERNVEDVVLS; from the coding sequence ATGGCCAAAACGTTAGAACTTCAATTTTTAAACACAGAAGGAAAAACAGTTAAGATCAACATTGATTCACCTATTGAACCTGTTGATACTGTTGCTTTAAACACAGTAATGGACACAATCGTCTCTACGAACATTTTCTTCTCAACTGGAGGGGACTTTGTTTCTAAAAAGGGAGCTAGAATTGTAGAGCGTAACGTAGAGGATGTTGTGCTTTCATAA
- a CDS encoding YvrJ family protein, whose translation MEQWISFISEVGFPIIVTLYLLNRIESKLDALNQSIQMLPSQLGKVN comes from the coding sequence ATGGAGCAATGGATATCATTCATCAGCGAGGTCGGCTTTCCTATTATTGTTACGCTGTATTTACTAAATAGGATTGAGAGCAAGCTTGATGCATTGAATCAGTCAATCCAGATGCTGCCTTCGCAGTTGGGGAAGGTTAATTAA
- a CDS encoding type I restriction enzyme HsdR N-terminal domain-containing protein: MKTYKSGRQKLLYDPCRQIFLQYTPEEEVRQQLLQVLIEEMKIPRDSISTEFALKQIDHTSKQRADIVVWHKDREGKEHALLVLELKAKHIELTDHTLEQVKAYNKVLQAKYIGIANGQNIELYEVQGKKTIPLTKELYTYSELIKGKVEYTSFRPLRRLTYDLTTYNRYVQFLLDAGYIGEGTQADMHPFLSELQNYILCGDIMISGKYQSQIEEDLSYGYFSFGNASGGAFPGYYRSFIVKNLKGKHEIYRIAVFGTPAFENDPVYGNRAGNTYLAVARDRSGDSSNVLQLNVDHVFHNGRRNGFKNSEVIARVEKHAPDLIVDGQVYLGSIPGNRAITSGDGSDFIERLIEYACVRASLTKKRKRK; encoded by the coding sequence ATGAAGACCTATAAAAGTGGACGACAGAAGCTGTTATATGATCCTTGTAGACAAATTTTCCTGCAGTATACCCCTGAAGAAGAGGTTAGACAGCAGTTACTACAGGTTTTAATCGAAGAAATGAAGATACCTAGAGATTCGATAAGTACTGAATTTGCCCTCAAACAAATAGATCACACATCGAAGCAACGAGCGGATATTGTGGTTTGGCATAAAGATAGGGAAGGTAAAGAGCATGCCTTACTAGTATTAGAGTTAAAAGCTAAGCATATAGAATTAACAGATCATACACTGGAACAGGTAAAAGCCTATAATAAGGTCCTTCAAGCCAAATATATTGGCATTGCAAACGGTCAAAATATAGAACTATATGAAGTTCAAGGTAAGAAAACTATACCTCTAACGAAGGAACTTTATACATATTCAGAGCTAATCAAAGGAAAAGTGGAATATACCTCATTTCGTCCTTTGCGGCGGTTAACATATGACTTGACCACATATAATCGATATGTTCAATTTTTACTTGATGCTGGGTATATTGGTGAGGGGACGCAAGCTGATATGCACCCATTTCTCTCGGAGTTGCAAAATTATATTTTATGTGGAGATATTATGATTAGTGGGAAATATCAGTCACAAATAGAAGAAGACTTGTCCTACGGATATTTTTCATTCGGTAATGCAAGTGGAGGTGCTTTTCCCGGGTACTATCGTAGTTTTATCGTGAAAAATTTAAAGGGGAAACATGAAATCTATAGAATTGCCGTCTTTGGAACACCGGCTTTCGAGAATGATCCTGTCTATGGTAATCGCGCAGGAAATACGTATCTAGCTGTTGCAAGAGATAGATCTGGTGATTCATCAAATGTTTTGCAGCTTAATGTTGATCATGTTTTCCATAACGGAAGAAGAAATGGGTTTAAAAACAGTGAGGTAATTGCTCGTGTGGAAAAACACGCGCCTGATTTGATTGTTGATGGACAAGTTTATTTAGGTTCAATTCCAGGCAATCGAGCCATTACGAGTGGTGATGGCTCTGATTTTATTGAGAGGTTAATAGAGTATGCGTGTGTTCGAGCGAGTTTAACTAAAAAGAGAAAGCGGAAATAG
- a CDS encoding DUF1659 domain-containing protein, which produces MADQVILDSNLSLIYDMGMDINGKPITKRKSYNNVKTAATPDQLLQVAQAIASLQTETLTLVERSDTHQLTV; this is translated from the coding sequence ATGGCAGATCAAGTTATCTTAGATTCTAACCTAAGCCTAATTTACGACATGGGGATGGACATCAACGGCAAGCCAATCACTAAACGTAAAAGCTACAACAATGTAAAAACAGCTGCAACACCGGACCAATTGCTTCAAGTAGCACAGGCAATCGCTAGCTTACAAACTGAAACATTAACACTTGTAGAGCGTAGCGACACACATCAGCTTACAGTTTAA
- a CDS encoding DUF2922 domain-containing protein, whose amino-acid sequence MAKTLELQFLNTEGKTVKINIDSPIEPVDTAALNTVMDTIVSTNIFFSTGGDFVSKKGARIVERNVADVVLS is encoded by the coding sequence ATGGCGAAAACTTTAGAACTTCAATTTTTAAACACAGAAGGAAAAACAGTTAAGATCAACATCGATTCACCAATTGAACCTGTTGATACTGCTGCCTTGAATACAGTAATGGACACAATCGTCTCTACGAACATTTTCTTCTCAACTGGAGGGGACTTTGTTTCTAAGAAGGGAGCTAGGATTGTGGAGCGTAACGTTGCTGACGTTGTGCTTTCATAA
- a CDS encoding IS110 family transposase, whose amino-acid sequence MGLKNKNYINNIQGRKGSQFSSQLRGLNLEKVLIVAIDAAKYFQKALICNYFGDVIEKPFFFGINEVGIKDICSRIKKAEKELQAEKLLIGVEVTGHYYEDIVKELSKFGYHVTLINAATTHEERASALNWSKTDDLDLYAIAHALMQNKGMENKLPEGNFRKLMTLTRARRTEVQKRSKTRVKIRTLMDHIWREFQGYIEVKGNIPRKKLIFSDFWGKSSLIFMEHYPHPSDVLSLGLTGIREISRLQKLRMREDTMNTLLSVAENSIVKPKEDLSAELLLLHLALKDLRQLNETIIILEKEIERVLLQTEGRLLLTVPGIGVITAAEFFSELGEVSHYENAGQLIKKAGTNPIIIQSGGTQGFYGKISKQGNKHLRFIVYTVGKSLAQHNKDLRPFFDRLRERGKHARKAYIALGNKFIRIAFSMLQHKKPYQSKQPQYSYLSEIKKKLNYTKTEEFLRIVLAA is encoded by the coding sequence ATGGGGTTAAAAAACAAAAACTATATTAATAATATACAAGGAAGAAAAGGTAGTCAATTCAGTTCACAACTTAGAGGACTAAATTTAGAAAAAGTTTTAATTGTAGCGATCGATGCGGCAAAGTATTTTCAAAAGGCTCTTATCTGTAATTACTTTGGTGATGTTATAGAAAAACCATTTTTCTTTGGGATAAACGAGGTAGGAATAAAGGATATATGCTCGAGGATTAAAAAGGCAGAAAAAGAACTCCAGGCAGAAAAACTGTTGATTGGAGTGGAAGTTACTGGTCATTATTATGAGGACATTGTAAAAGAATTAAGTAAGTTTGGATATCATGTGACTTTAATAAATGCAGCGACAACTCATGAGGAAAGAGCTAGCGCTCTAAATTGGAGTAAAACAGATGACCTCGACCTTTACGCTATCGCTCATGCCTTAATGCAAAATAAAGGTATGGAAAACAAATTACCAGAAGGTAATTTTCGTAAATTAATGACACTTACTCGTGCAAGAAGAACTGAGGTTCAAAAGCGCTCAAAAACTCGTGTGAAAATACGGACTTTGATGGATCATATCTGGAGAGAGTTTCAAGGATATATTGAAGTAAAAGGTAATATACCAAGGAAAAAACTTATTTTTAGTGATTTCTGGGGAAAGTCCTCGTTGATTTTCATGGAGCATTACCCCCATCCTTCAGATGTTTTATCTCTTGGACTTACAGGCATTAGGGAAATCTCGCGATTACAAAAATTAAGAATGAGAGAAGATACCATGAATACCCTACTTTCCGTAGCCGAGAATTCAATTGTTAAACCAAAGGAAGATCTGTCTGCAGAATTACTTTTACTTCATCTAGCACTTAAGGATTTAAGGCAACTAAACGAAACAATCATCATTCTCGAGAAAGAAATAGAACGGGTATTACTCCAAACAGAAGGTAGACTTCTATTAACAGTTCCAGGAATAGGAGTAATTACTGCGGCAGAGTTCTTTAGCGAATTAGGTGAAGTTTCTCATTACGAGAATGCCGGCCAACTTATAAAAAAAGCTGGTACAAATCCAATTATTATTCAGTCTGGAGGAACACAAGGCTTCTACGGCAAGATCTCTAAGCAGGGAAACAAGCACTTACGATTCATCGTGTATACCGTAGGTAAATCGTTGGCACAACACAATAAAGACTTACGACCTTTCTTTGATAGATTGAGGGAACGAGGAAAACATGCAAGAAAAGCCTATATAGCTTTAGGAAATAAATTTATAAGAATAGCCTTTTCTATGTTACAACACAAAAAGCCTTATCAATCAAAACAACCACAATATAGTTATTTATCTGAAATTAAGAAGAAGCTCAACTACACAAAAACGGAAGAATTTTTAAGAATAGTATTAGCAGCTTAA
- a CDS encoding SH3 domain-containing protein encodes MESIINQVFWLWVPLALLPIWLRIGLTVFLVILVARPIIIRLSPKLIQWTALLLTKGVELLSYPVMLGFHRYLAKQRKNGYYHIPVWLEGSEEVFALLIKGLTKIQDLSRKRKRNSILANRIVRTFAIMSAILLPLAVVNNPTASYSETWHRFDNWVSTEKVEKELGFQLSNTQNKILGRVNQATAKINPVEFVLTKDFKEGGNIRSTPSLKGKIVGNFSTGEVVTYLGEEEYDDSGIRWLKVEAESGEVGWVSSRIVVKK; translated from the coding sequence GTGGAATCGATTATTAATCAAGTATTCTGGCTATGGGTCCCTCTAGCTCTTTTGCCCATATGGCTGCGAATTGGTCTTACTGTTTTTCTAGTCATACTTGTTGCGCGACCGATCATCATTCGACTATCACCGAAACTTATTCAATGGACGGCACTTCTTTTAACAAAGGGAGTCGAGCTGCTCTCCTATCCGGTGATGCTCGGATTTCACCGCTATCTAGCAAAACAAAGAAAAAATGGATACTATCATATTCCGGTTTGGCTTGAAGGTAGTGAAGAGGTTTTTGCGCTGCTCATAAAAGGGCTAACAAAGATACAAGACCTTTCAAGAAAACGAAAGAGAAACAGCATTCTAGCCAATCGAATCGTACGAACTTTTGCCATCATGTCGGCCATTTTACTGCCTCTTGCAGTCGTTAACAATCCAACAGCGTCGTATTCAGAAACATGGCATCGCTTTGACAACTGGGTCTCAACGGAAAAAGTAGAAAAAGAGCTCGGATTTCAATTAAGTAATACACAAAACAAAATCCTTGGTCGAGTAAACCAAGCCACAGCTAAAATAAATCCAGTTGAATTTGTTTTAACAAAGGACTTCAAAGAAGGCGGAAACATCCGCTCCACACCGTCTCTAAAAGGAAAAATTGTTGGTAATTTCTCAACCGGAGAGGTTGTTACCTACCTTGGTGAGGAAGAATATGATGATAGTGGGATACGATGGTTGAAGGTTGAAGCAGAGTCAGGAGAGGTTGGTTGGGTTTCTTCGAGGATTGTGGTGAAGAAGTAG
- a CDS encoding tyrosine-protein phosphatase: protein MIDIHSHILAGIDDGAKDFGDTLNMLRHAANEGITKIIATPHHNNGKYVNKASDIKDKVIELNERIKEQDLSIEILPGQETRIYGDLLADYEKGEILTLNYSKYLFIELPSNHVPRYTKQLLFDIQLAGLLPIIVHPERNSEIIEHPSILYKLIEKGAATQVTASSVTGHFGKKIKKFSLQLIEAGQAHFIASDAHNLSGRTFRLREAYDEIEKEFGSELTYMFQENAQLVVEGNTIYRQPPLEIKKKKFLGIF, encoded by the coding sequence ATGATTGATATTCATAGCCACATTCTGGCAGGGATCGATGATGGTGCAAAGGATTTCGGAGATACATTGAATATGTTAAGGCATGCTGCTAATGAGGGTATTACGAAAATCATTGCAACACCACACCATAACAACGGAAAATACGTCAATAAGGCTTCGGATATTAAGGATAAAGTGATCGAGTTAAATGAACGGATTAAAGAACAAGATCTATCTATCGAGATTTTGCCTGGTCAAGAGACACGAATATACGGTGATCTTTTAGCGGATTATGAGAAGGGTGAGATTTTAACACTTAATTACTCAAAATACCTTTTTATTGAATTGCCTTCAAACCATGTGCCAAGATATACGAAGCAATTGCTATTTGATATTCAATTAGCTGGCCTTTTACCTATTATTGTCCACCCTGAACGGAATTCAGAGATTATTGAACATCCAAGTATTCTCTATAAATTAATTGAAAAAGGTGCAGCTACACAAGTAACTGCTTCTAGTGTTACCGGGCATTTTGGGAAGAAAATAAAGAAATTTTCACTACAGTTAATTGAAGCAGGTCAGGCTCATTTTATTGCATCTGACGCACATAATCTCTCAGGTCGAACGTTTCGTTTACGAGAAGCTTATGATGAAATTGAAAAGGAATTTGGTAGTGAGCTTACTTATATGTTCCAAGAAAATGCTCAGCTTGTCGTGGAAGGAAATACGATTTATAGGCAGCCTCCACTAGAAATTAAGAAGAAGAAGTTCTTAGGTATATTTTGA
- a CDS encoding helix-turn-helix domain-containing protein: MAKQHNTVETKLKAVRRVLEDLTPVAIVAKDLDLHRDTVNRWVNAYKKNGEKGLINPKSVAHSSTQKQDEKIRELEKKLKEKELENEILKKFQAFLKEKK; the protein is encoded by the coding sequence ATGGCAAAACAACATAATACTGTCGAAACTAAGTTAAAAGCTGTTCGTAGAGTATTGGAAGATCTTACACCAGTGGCAATTGTGGCTAAAGATTTAGACCTTCATCGTGATACGGTTAATCGATGGGTTAATGCATATAAGAAAAATGGAGAAAAAGGATTAATTAATCCTAAATCTGTTGCCCATTCTTCAACTCAAAAACAAGATGAAAAGATAAGAGAGTTAGAAAAGAAACTTAAAGAAAAAGAACTAGAGAATGAAATCCTAAAAAAGTTCCAGGCCTTTCTCAAGGAGAAAAAATAA
- a CDS encoding IS3 family transposase, protein MVLLCKVLGVSKSGYYAYIKRPSRKIGKGDREILSLIKRIYNRHQGTYGAKRISKVLKNKGIVVNHKRVARLMKVTNLKAKVRRPKTTKESKVQAAGFVYENILKRNFKAVHPNQKWVTDMTEVWIGSHKRCISAILDLFNSEIIAFEISTSPNTELIEATVKKAMKNRNLKDLKGVVIHSDQGSVYRSLSYNELSKNLHFTPSMSRKANCWDNAVIESFFSQLKSEFPCFYPTNNIKTSDTNFKKYVHYYNEERIHTRTGFVSPSEYYKDYIQTKKLGLCVSNFKAAT, encoded by the coding sequence GTGGTGTTGTTATGTAAGGTTTTAGGGGTATCTAAAAGTGGATATTACGCTTATATTAAACGTCCTAGTAGAAAAATTGGTAAAGGGGATCGTGAAATTTTAAGCCTTATTAAACGTATCTATAATCGTCATCAGGGCACCTATGGTGCTAAACGAATTTCGAAAGTATTGAAGAATAAAGGAATAGTAGTGAATCACAAAAGAGTAGCTCGCTTAATGAAAGTAACAAACTTAAAAGCCAAAGTAAGACGGCCAAAAACAACCAAAGAGTCTAAAGTTCAAGCAGCTGGTTTTGTATATGAAAATATTTTAAAAAGAAATTTCAAAGCAGTTCACCCTAATCAAAAATGGGTAACAGATATGACTGAGGTATGGATTGGGTCACATAAAAGATGTATCTCAGCTATTCTAGACTTATTTAACAGTGAAATTATTGCTTTTGAGATTAGCACAAGTCCAAACACTGAATTAATTGAAGCTACTGTAAAAAAGGCGATGAAAAATAGAAATCTGAAAGATTTAAAAGGCGTAGTCATTCATAGTGATCAAGGAAGTGTCTATAGATCCCTTAGTTACAATGAATTAAGCAAGAATCTACACTTTACTCCGAGTATGTCACGTAAAGCAAATTGTTGGGACAATGCGGTAATAGAGAGCTTTTTTTCCCAACTAAAATCTGAGTTTCCATGTTTTTATCCCACAAATAACATAAAAACAAGTGATACAAACTTTAAAAAATATGTACATTATTACAACGAGGAACGAATTCATACAAGAACCGGTTTTGTTTCTCCAAGTGAATATTATAAGGATTATATCCAAACTAAGAAGCTGGGGCTTTGCGTATCAAACTTCAAAGCAGCAACTTGA
- a CDS encoding sodium:solute symporter family protein, whose translation MLTSTTGYMILLIFGVFFTGLTIIMQRRSKTKMTAEEFSTAGRSVGIGLASASIIAAWTWAATLMMSSSTGFQYGISGPYWYAAGACIQVLLFAIVAIHLKRKAPKAHTFLEFIGKRFDQKNHKLMMFFALMTNIIVTAMVILGGAIALNSLTGMNVYVAALLIPLTFTIYTMIGGLKASFIADYLNTVMIFVILTIFATVVYMKFGVNTIYDGLRALPESQQMLTMASVPGLLFGMINIIGNFGTVFVDQSYWQRAIASKDSAASKAYIYGGIAWFSIPFAIATFLGVTAAGLGLNITDPDASAPLMAAELLGSVGSILFLVMLFMAVMSTGAAELTAITNIIVTDIYRKSINPKASSKQTLKVSRIVTLSFGLAMGILSVLLFNIGIGLGFVYMAMGIFVSGAVIPLTIGLLWKRATNNGCFYGALAGMVSGITVWLLSANMLSGAITVESLGQLHAMLYGNVTVFVVSGVISIGHALISKQEFDFEAMKDQFKSFDEEEKELQLATEREVI comes from the coding sequence ATGTTAACATCAACTACGGGATATATGATTTTACTTATTTTCGGTGTGTTTTTCACTGGTTTAACAATCATTATGCAGCGTCGTTCGAAGACAAAGATGACAGCTGAGGAATTTAGTACGGCTGGGCGAAGTGTGGGGATTGGGCTAGCGAGTGCATCGATCATTGCAGCTTGGACATGGGCAGCAACGTTGATGATGTCTTCATCAACAGGATTTCAGTATGGTATTAGTGGGCCGTACTGGTATGCGGCAGGGGCCTGTATTCAAGTATTATTATTTGCCATTGTTGCGATTCATTTAAAACGAAAGGCGCCTAAGGCACATACGTTTTTAGAGTTTATTGGGAAAAGATTTGATCAAAAAAATCATAAGCTAATGATGTTCTTTGCTCTTATGACAAATATTATTGTAACAGCGATGGTTATTTTAGGCGGCGCAATCGCTCTAAATTCATTAACAGGAATGAATGTTTATGTGGCGGCACTTCTCATTCCACTGACGTTTACGATTTATACGATGATTGGCGGCTTAAAAGCATCATTTATTGCAGATTATTTAAATACGGTCATGATTTTTGTTATTTTAACGATTTTTGCAACAGTTGTGTATATGAAATTTGGTGTAAATACAATTTATGATGGGTTGCGCGCTTTACCAGAATCACAACAAATGCTAACAATGGCTTCAGTACCAGGACTTCTTTTTGGAATGATTAATATTATTGGTAACTTTGGTACTGTGTTTGTGGATCAGTCGTATTGGCAACGAGCGATTGCGAGTAAAGATAGTGCAGCATCGAAAGCATATATCTACGGTGGGATTGCATGGTTTTCGATTCCGTTTGCGATTGCTACATTCTTAGGGGTAACGGCAGCGGGACTTGGGTTAAATATTACCGACCCGGATGCCTCTGCTCCTTTAATGGCAGCTGAGTTACTAGGTAGTGTGGGTTCTATTCTGTTTTTGGTGATGTTGTTCATGGCGGTTATGTCAACAGGTGCAGCAGAGCTAACAGCTATTACGAATATTATTGTAACGGATATTTATCGTAAATCCATTAATCCAAAAGCAAGTAGTAAGCAAACATTAAAGGTGTCACGTATTGTTACATTAAGTTTCGGCCTTGCAATGGGTATTCTGTCAGTTTTACTTTTTAATATTGGAATTGGTCTAGGTTTTGTTTACATGGCAATGGGTATTTTCGTCAGTGGTGCGGTTATTCCTTTAACAATTGGTCTCCTTTGGAAACGAGCAACGAACAATGGCTGTTTTTATGGGGCGTTAGCTGGAATGGTATCGGGAATTACTGTTTGGTTACTTTCTGCTAATATGCTATCCGGAGCAATTACAGTCGAATCACTAGGTCAACTACATGCGATGCTGTATGGAAATGTAACAGTGTTTGTGGTGAGTGGAGTTATTTCAATAGGTCATGCCTTAATTTCCAAGCAGGAATTTGATTTTGAAGCAATGAAGGATCAATTCAAGAGCTTTGATGAAGAAGAGAAGGAACTTCAGCTTGCAACAGAAAGAGAGGTTATCTAA